In one window of Meleagris gallopavo isolate NT-WF06-2002-E0010 breed Aviagen turkey brand Nicholas breeding stock chromosome 4, Turkey_5.1, whole genome shotgun sequence DNA:
- the RHOH gene encoding rho-related GTP-binding protein RhoH, translating into MLDSIKCVLVGDSAVGKTSLLVRFISDTFPDNYRPTVYENTGVDVFMDGVQISLGLWDTSGSDAFKGIRPLSYQQADVVLMCYSVANHNSFLNLRSKWIGEIRNHLPRIPVLVVATQTDQRESGPYRSSCISSMDGKRLAQDVRAKGYLECSALSNRGVQQVFEYAVRTAVNQAKRQNRRKLFSINECKIF; encoded by the coding sequence ATGTTGGATTCTATCAAGTGCGTGCTGGTGGGAGACTCTGCAGTGGGAAAAACATCTCTCTTGGTACGTTTCATCTCTGACACTTTTCCAGACAACTACAGACCCACTGTGTATGAGAACACTGGAGTGGATGTCTTCATGGATGGCGTACAGATTAGCCTAGGCCTATGGGACACATCTGGAAGCGATGCCTTCAAAGGCATTCGCCCCCTCTCCTACCAACAGGCAGATGTGGTGTTAATGTGCTACTCCGTGGCAAACCACAACTCCTTTCTAAACCTGAGGAGCAAATGGATTGGCGAGATCCGCAACCATCTGCCCCGCATCCCGGTTTTGGTAGTGGCCACGCAGACCGACCAGCGTGAATCGGGGCCCTACCGCTCCTCCTGCATCAGCTCGATGGACGGCAAGCGGCTCGCCCAGGATGTGCGAGCCAAAGGCTACTTGGAGTGCTCAGCCCTCAGCAACCGCGGTGTGCAGCAGGTGTTTGAGTATGCTGTGCGGACAGCAGTCAATCAAGCCAAGAGGCAGAACAGGCGGAAACTCTTCTCCATTAACGAGTGCAAGATCTTCTGA